The following proteins are encoded in a genomic region of Musa acuminata AAA Group cultivar baxijiao chromosome BXJ2-11, Cavendish_Baxijiao_AAA, whole genome shotgun sequence:
- the LOC135627979 gene encoding clavaminate synthase-like protein At3g21360: MAHDELFVETSIPEQKAVGGVLFPAVLYPSPTVDLDLGSFNAAVASQRPRLESLLRSSGAILLRGFPVRDAADFDRAVAAFGYDELPYVGGAAPRTNVVGRVFTANESPPDQKIPFHHEMAQVPEFPTKLFFFCEVEPGSGGETPIVLSHLVYERMKAKFPEFVARLEEYGLIYTRVLGEGDDPSSPIGRGWQSTFLTKDRSVAEERAAHLGVKLEWLEDGVKTVTGPIPAIRLDQTRGRKIWFNSMVAAYTGWEDARNDPVKAVTFGDGTPLPADIIHECLNILEEESVAIGWKKGDILLLDNLAVLHSRRSFDPPRRILASLCK, encoded by the exons ATGGCCCACGACGAGCTGTTCGTGGAGACGAGCATCCCGGAGCAGAAGGCCGTCGGCGGCGTCCTCTTTCCGGCGGTCCTCTATCCGAGCCCGACCGTGGATCTCGACCTAGGCAGCTTCAACGCGGCCGTGGCATCCCAGAGGCCCCGCCTCGAGTCGCTCCTGCGGTCGAGCGGCGCCATACTCCTGCGCGGCTTCCCTGTCCGGGACGCCGCCGACTTCGACCGCGCCGTGGCCGCCTTCGGCTACGACGAGCTCCCCTACGTCGGCGGCGCCGCTCCCCGCACCAACGTCGTCGGCCGCGTCTTCACCGCCAACGAGTCCCCACCCGACCAGAAGATCCCCTTCCACCACGAGATGGCGcag GTGCCGGAGTTCCCGACGAAATTGTTCTTTTTCTGCGAGGTGGAGCCTGGAAGCGGCGGGGAAACTCCGATCGTGCTAAGCCATCTAGTTTACGAGAGGATGAAGGCAAAATTTCCGGAGTTCGTGGCGCGATTGGAGGAATATGGCTTGATCTACACGAGGGTTTTGGGGGAGGGAGACGATCCTTCGTCGCCAATCGGCCGTGGATGGCAATCGACGTTCTTGACCAAAGATAGAAGCGTGGCAGAGGAAAG GGCAGCTCACCTAGGAGTGAAGTTGGAATGGTTGGAAGACGGAGTGAAAACAGTCACAGGCCCAATTCCAGCAATCAGACTAGATCAAACTAGAGGACGGAAAATATGGTTCAACAGCATGGTCGCTGCCTATACTGGATGGGAGGATGCTCGCAATGATCCTGTCAAGGCAGTTACTTTTGGAGATGGGACACCTTTGCCAGCCGATATAATACATGAATGTCTAAATATCCTTGAAGAAGAAAGTGTTGCTATAGGTTGGAAGAAAGGTGACATCCTTTTGTTGGATAATCTGGCTGTCCTGCACTCCCGACGATCATTTGATCCTCCACGCCGCATTCTTGCATCACTTTGTAAATAG